GATTTCCGTTGGAATTATAAGACTGATAAAGTTCATGAATACTGTCGAGGGTGATAAAACGGTCTACCATGCAATGGGAAGATATGCTGTAATGGCGTACTGTATCATTTTTTATTCCGTCCTTATAAACAGTTACCGAATAATAGGGTTCTGACATAAAAGAATCCGTAGAACGGAAATAAAAATTCTTGTAAGCTCCATTCATCAATGTATCCTTGTAGAAACAACGTTCCACACCATCAATCTGTTTCCTGCAAATACTGTCGGGTATATATTCCTTTAAGGAAGAGGCTTCCGGTTCTTTTCGCAATGCCTCGGAAAGCGTATCGGGAAGAAGCCAGTCGCTTCCCTTGTAAAAGTCCATAGAAAAAGCTTCTACAACCACAGGAGAGAATCCGTCCGAAGTATTTTCTTTTTCTACAGAAGGGGACTGCGAAGTCACTCCGGTCTTTCCGCCGCATGATAGCAACAGTAATGCGCAGCCATATATCAAAGCTTTTTTCATACCTAACATCTCTTTTTTAATACATAATCGCCACGAAATTAGTTATAAAATCAGAGATTAAAACAGAAGTCTACTGAAAAAGAAAGAATTATCAGCGACCAAACTATTATTTTGTTCAACAAATACTAACTTTACAACGTTTTTAATATAAAGAACGAACGGCATGATTGTTAGAACGCTACTGGATACAGACCTCTATAAGTTTACCACATCGTACGCTTATATCAAACTATTTCCCAATGCAATGGGGAAGTTCAGCTTCCATGATAGAAATGAGACTGAATATACTGAAGAATTTCTGGAAAGGCTTAAAAATGAAATTGATAAGCTAAGCCGATTGAGACTTACAGAAGAAGAACTGGAATATATGACACGGAATTGCCGGTTCCTTCCGAGAGTTTACTGGGAATGGCTGTCATCCTTCCGCTTTCATCCGGATAAAATCAAGATACATTTGGATAAGGCGCATCATCTTCGCATCGAAGTCAGTGATTTTCTCTATAAAGCTACCCTGTATGAAGTACCTTTGCTTGCCATTGTATCCGAAATAAAGAACCAGTTCTTCGGCAATGTAGCCGATATGGATGAAATCTTATGCAAATTATCGGAGAAAGTGGAACTGTCCAATCGACATCAGTTACGTTTCTCAGAGTTCGGTACGCGGCGGAGATTCTCTGTCCATGTGCAGGAGACGGTTATCGGAAAATTAAAAGAAACGGCGCAGTATTGCACAGGCACTTCCAACTGCTATTTTGCGATGAAGTACGACATGAAAATGATGGGTACTCATCCGCATGAGTGGTTCATGTTTCATGGAGCACAATTCGGATATAAACACGCCAACTACATGGCGCTCGAAAACTGGGTGAATGTCTATGACGGTGATTTGGGCATTGCCTTATCCGATACTTATACTTCCGGTATCTTCCTCAGCAATCTCAGCCGCAAACAGGCGAAACTGTTTGACGGTGTCCGCTGCGATTCCGGTAATGAATTTGAATTTATAGACAGCCTGGTATCCCGTTACAAGGAACTGGGAATTGACGCGACCACCAAGACTATCGTTTTCAGCAATGCCCTCGATTTCACAAAAGCACTGGAGATTCAGGAATATTGCAAGAACAAAATCCGTTGTTCCTTCGGCATCGGGACAAATCTCACCAATGACACCGGATTCGAGCCTTCGAACATTGTCATGAAGCTGACACAATGCAAGATGAATGTCAATCAGGAATGGCGGGAATGTATCAAGCTATCCGATGACGAAGGCAAACATACCGGTAGTCCGGAAGAAGTACAGGCATGTTTGCATGAATTGAGACTGAATAGATGAATTGATTGAAATAAAAAAATCCCCGATAGCCGCTACCGAGGATTTTTCTATTTTAATTAGCCACCAAACTACAGCAAGGAAGCACATATTTTCCGCAAGCTCTCCAAACGTGCTATCACATTCTTGTCTTTACGGGCAATTTGCATATTATATCTTGTCTGCATATTCACTAACATATCGGCATTAATGCCGGTAGCAGCCTCAACCAACAAAGCAAAATCCGTTGATACAGGACGACGTCCATTCAAAATATCATTCAGCATTGTGTATGACACTCCGACCACTTCCGCAAATCGTTTCTGCGATATTCCGCGAGACTGCAATTCGTCTTTTATGATTTCTCCCGGATGTACTGGAATAAAAGAATATCCTAAATTAGTCATATTACTCCTATTTATAATGATTCGTTATATCGATAATAGAACAAATAGTTATGATTGGTTCGGAATCAGTAGTTGATACCCTAAACTCCAATCGGTATTGTTTATCTATTCGAATAGATGAAATACCTTTTTTATCTCCGGACAGCACTTCATAATTTAATGAGTTTAAAGGATAAAGCACTTCTACATTCAGTGCTTCAGCCAAAGTGACGACCCGCTTCACATAATTCCTTATTACTTGAGGTTGAAAACGATGTTTCTTATCGTTGCATTTGCCTTCATAGTAAAGTTCTGAAAGATACTCTTTTTCAAACTCAATAACCATTACTCTAATTATTACGACAGTACAAAGATAGCAATTCTTTTAGGAATACACTAAAAAAGTGGATATAATGATAGCAGTTCTACCAAACTTGCTCAAAGCCATAAGGCTATTTTATAAAACCTGCTATCGCTTTATCAAAACGGCTATCCATACAAGCACTGATATCCGTTGTGACAAACTTGCCTTCATAAAACAGGCTGAATATCGTAGCCGGAGTAGGTGCAGCCTGTGCCTGCTCCATTGTCTCCAGCTTTATAATCGTCAAAGGCAGATTTCTTTTGGCGGCGGTTTCCTTCAAAGAACTCATCACATGAAATTCTGCAAACGGACAACGGTTGGAGAAATAAACAGTGATACCCTTTTTATCAGGGCATTCTCCTGTTCGTGCAGGCTCATTAAACGTCGGATTCGGAGCATCAACATTTAATTTCTTCACTAACAGACTAAATCCTGTCGAAAGCTGTTCGCAAACAACAAATCCCTGTCTCAACAGCCATTTGGTATCACTCATAAAATGAAACTTCTTTGTTCCTACTACTGTCACCAAACCGTCCTTGCCTTGCTGCAAAGCGTCATCTATCGCAGTTTGGAGCAGAGCTTTCGCATACCCTTTTCCTTTATACTGCCCGGCTACCCAAAAGCAATTTATCAACAAGTAATTGTCAGCCTTCACAGGAACCCACCCGTTTTCGGCCGGGCCGTATTCGATAAATACTTTCGCTCGCTCATTCAAACGACGAAAAACATACCCGTTTTCAAATTGCTTCTTCAGCCATTCCTTTTTCAGGTTATAACTTTCCTGGCATTTCTTATCCGAGAAAGCGCAGCAGATATGTTCTTTCCTTATGTTGTCTTTGGTAAGCGTGATAAAGTCGATGTTCATGGTATCAGTTTTTTATTAGTAGTCTTTTAATGAAATAGTATCGGATATTATATTATCCACAAAGATAAACATTCGAGTGTAGCAGTCATTATCCAATCCCGTAAAAATCAATATTATTTAGTAGAAAGTGAGGTACGGGCATAAAAAAAGGAGCAACGCCTTGCTCCAACCTTTGTTAACCTTAAATCTAATACTATGAAAAACACAGTGCAAAGATACGGACTTTCCGATTATCTGCAAATTATCCAAATAAAAAAGCATGTTTCATAACATGATTTAAAACTTTCCGAAGAATAACACCTCTTTTATTAATACTTTTTCAAGATTTAAATCCCTTCACGGCTCTTTCCAGTCTTTCCAAAGTAAGTTCGCCGGATTGTCTCCAAAGTTGTTGTCCTTTTCTTAAAAGGATAAATGTAGGCGTTGCTTCGATGGTGTAGAAATCCGTAAGGGCAGTTTCCTGGTCTACATCTACTTCCACCACTTCAATCGTGCCTTCCATTAATTTCTTAAATTCCTCAACGACAGGTTTCATACGCTGGCAATGAGGACACCACGTTGCGTAAAATTCCGCCATTACCCAATCGGCATTAGCCAGCTTCTCTTGATTCCGTTCCTCACGAGCTACTTTCTTCTCTTTCATAACTGATTACTGTTTTGATTAATAATTGCTACTTCAACAATGCGAAAAGAAAGAAAGTTTAAAGGGTAAACAATAATACACACAGATTTAACTATTAAATCCACTTGCATTTACCGTCTTTCGTTTCTAATATCCGGACAGCCGCCCATTGCACAAAAAAGCAACTTTCGTGCAAAAAGAGAACACTCTATTCAAAATTTATTTATCTTTGCCGCCGAAATGGTTCGGAATCCGTAGCCAACGGACGACGATTAATAGGGAATCGGGTGCAAATCCCGGACAGTCCCGCTGCTGTGAAACTCTGTTCAATGTCTTATAAATGAACTAATTTGACGCCACTGATGTTCTATCGGGAAGGCAAATAAGACAAGAGTCAGTCAGAAGACCTGCCACTTCACGTAAAACGTTCTTCCGCCTCGTGGATTAGGAGAAAGGACATCGTTTGTTAAGCCCCAAATCAAGAAAATACTGTGTTTTCATCAGGTGGAGTATGTCCGCAAGGTGGGAAGACATAAAATAGGTATGTACTTAATTTAGAAAAGTATGATAAAAAGAATCTTAGTAGCCAATCGCGGTGAGATAGCCGTGAGGGTGATGCGCTCCTGCCGGGAGATGGAAATAACGAGTATTGCGATATTTTCCGAGGCAGACCGGACTGCAAAGCACGTGCTCTACGCAGACGAAGCATATTGTGTAGGTCCCGCCGCATCTAAAGAGAGTTATCTGAATATAGAAAAAATCATCGAAGTGGCGAAAGCGAACCACGCAGACGCCATTCATCCGGGATATGGCTTCCTGTCCGAGAATGCGGCTTTTGCACGACGCTGCCAGGAAGAAGGCATTATCTTTATCGGTCCCAATCCGGAAACAATGGAAGCAATGGGCGACAAGATTTCCGCCCGCATCAAGATGATTGAAGCCGGAGTGCCCGTTGTGCCCGGCACACAAGAAAACCTAAAAAGTGTGGAAGAAGCCGTGGAGCTTTGCAATAAAATCGGTTATCCGGTGATGCTGAAAGCCTCTATGGGTGGCGGTGGAAAAGGGATGCGCCTTATCCACAGCGCGGAAGAAGTGGAAGAGGCCTATACAACTGCCAAAAGCGAATCTCTTTCTTCTTTCGGTGACGATACGGTTTATCTGGAGAAGTTCGTGGAAGAGCCTCATCACATTGAGTTTCAGATTCTGGGTGACAAGCATGGAAACGTGATTCATCTTTGCGAACGCGAATGTTCCGTGCAACGCCGCAATCAGAAGATTGTGGAAGAAACTCCTTCGGTTTTCGTCACTCCGGAATTGCGGAAAGATATGGGAGAAAAAGCGGTGGCTGCCGCAAAAGCCGTTAATTATATCGGTGCGGGAACTATCGAGTTCCTGGTGGACAAACACCACAACTATTACTTCCTCGAAATGAACACCCGCCTGCAAGTGGAACACCCCATTACGGAAGAAGTAATCGGTGTAGACCTCGTAAAAGAGCAGATAAAGGTAGCCGACGGACAGGTTCTCCAACTGAAACAGGAAGATATCAAGCAGCGCGGACACGCTATCGAATGTCGTATCTGTGCTGAAGATACGGAAATGAATTTCATGCCGAGCCCGGGAATCATCAAGCAGATTACAGAACCAAACGGTATCGGAGTGCGTATCGACAGTTATGTGTACGAAGGATACGAGATTCCTATTTATTATGACCCGATGATTGGCAAACTGATAGTGTGGGCTACCAACCGCGAATATGCTATCGAACGGATGCGCCGCGTGCTTCACGAATACAAGCTGACGGGAGTCAAGAATAATATCAGTTACCTACGTGCCATCATGGATACGCCCGATTTTGTGGAAGGCCATTACGATACCGGATTCATCGCCAAGAACGGTGAGCACCTGCGTCAGTGCATCATGCGAACCAGCGAACGTGCCGAGAATATTGCGTTGATTGCCGCCTACATGGATTACCTGATGAATCTTGAAGAGAACAGCGGTGACACTACCGACAACCGTCCTATCAGTAAATGGAAAGAATTCGGATTGCATAAAGGCGTACTTCGTATCTAATTTAAAAAAGCAGTTAATTATGGAAATTCATATAGGTGACCGGGTGGCCGAAGTGGAACTGGTCAGCAAAGAAGATAATAAAGTGGTACTTACCATCGACGGAAAGCCGTTTGAAGCGGACGTGGTAATGGCGGAAAACGGAACCTGCAACATCCTCATGGACGGTCGCAGCGCAAACGCGCAACTCATCCGCAAGGAGAACGGAAAAAGCTATAAAGTGAACACGCATTACAGCAGTTTCAATGTTGAAATCGTAGACAGCCAGGCGAAATACCTGCGTATGCGCAAGAAAGGCGAGGACGAGCAGAACGACCGCATCACTTCCCCCATGCCGGGCAAAGTAGTAAAAATCCCCGTAACGGCAGGACAGGAAGTGAAAGCGGGAGACACCGCTATCGTTATCGAAGCCATGAAGATGCAGAGCAACTATAAAGTGACTTCGGATTGCCGTATCAAAGAAATTCTGGTTCAGGAAGGCGATAACATCACTGGTGACCAGACATTAATAACATTAGAACCGATTGCATAACACTAAAAAACGGATTGCATCATGGAAGAAATAAACAAAGCATATGCCACGTTCCAGGAACGTGACCGCATCGCTTCCCTCGGCGGGGGCGTTGAGAAGATAGAGAAGCAACACGAAAGCGGCAAGATGACTGCCCGCGAACGTATCGGGATGTTGCTCGACAAAGGGACATTTGTCGAGCTGGACAAGTTAATGGTTCACCGTTGCACCAACTACGGCATGGACAAGAACAAGATTCCGGGAGACGGCATCGTATCCGGTTACGGAAAGATTGACGGTCGCCAGGTATTCGTTTACGCGTATGACTTCACCGTTTACGGCGGTTCACTTTCCGCTTCCAACGCGAAAAAGATTGTGAAGGTGCAACAGTTGGCTTTAAAGAACGGCGCTCCGATTATCGCATTGAACGATTCAGGCGGTGCACGCATACAGGAAGGTATCGAGAGCCTTTCGGGATATGCGGACATTTTCTATCAGAACACAATGGCAAGCGGTGTGATTCCTCAAATCTCTGCCATTCTCGGCCCCTGTGCCGGTGGTGCCTGCTACTCTCCCGCCCTCACGGACTTTATCTTTATGGTGAAAGAAAAGAGCCACATGTTTGTGACGGGGCCCGACGTAGTGAAGACCGTTATACACGAGGAAGTAAGCAAGGAAGAACTGGGTGGAGCCATGACTCACAGCAGCAAAAGCGGAGTGACTCATTTTATGTGCAACACTGAAGAAGAACTGTTGATGAGTATCCGCGAACTGCTTTCGTTCCTGCCGCAGAATAATATGGACGAGACTAAAAAGCAGAACTGCACGGATGAAACCAACCGTGAAGACGCCGCTTTGGACACTATCGTTCCGGCAGACCCGAACGTTCCTTATGATATGAAAGATATCATTGAGCGAGTGGTGGACAACGGTTATTTCTTTGAAGTTATGCCGAACTTTGCCAAGAATATCCTCATCGGTTTTGCACGACTGGCAGGTCGTTCGGTAGGTATCGTCGCCAATCAGCCTGCCTACCTTGCCGGAGTGCTCGATATTGATGCCAGCGACAAGGCGAGCCGTTTCATCCGTTTCTGCGACTGTTTCAACATTCCGTTGATTACTTTCGAAGATGTTCCGGGATTCCTTCCGGGATACACGCAGGAAAACAACGGTATCATCCGCCACGGCGCGAAAATCGTTTATGCATTTGCGGAGGCTACCGTTCCCAAGTTGACCGTTATCACCCGTAAGGCTTATGGCGGCGCATATATCGTGATGAACTCCAAGCAGACAGGCGCGGATGTAAACTTTGCCTATCCAAGTGCGGAAATCGCAGTAATGGGTGCAGAAGGTGCGGTAAATATCCTGTTCCGCAAAGCAGACGCAGAAACCAAGGCTAAAGAACTGGAAGCTTACAAGGAAAAGTTCGCCACTCCGTATCAGGCTGCCGAACTGGGATTCATCGACGAAATCATCTATCCGAGACAAACCCGTAAACGTCTGATTCAAGCATTGGAAATGACAGAAAACAAGATGCAGACGAATCCGCCCAAGAAGCATGGAAATATGCCCTTATAACAACTAGATAGGTACTTGTCAAAGTACCACCACCAAAAACGGACTTACACAAATTCTGAAGAATGTCATTCTGAGAATCTACGTAAGTCCGTTTTTTTATTACATTAAATAAGGAGTGAGATACTTCACCAGGAAATAACCGCCTACTACCAGCCAAATATAGAGAAGAAGCGCCAGGACAAAAGGTTTCGCCCCCGCTTTTCTGAACTTGTCAATGCTTGTTTCCGTCCCAAGTGCAGTCATAGCCATTGTCAACAGGAAAGTATCCAGTGTATTAATTCCCGCAACCAACTGCGCAGGCAGCAAATCAAAAGAGTTAAAAGCGATAACTCCCATAAAGCCTATCGCAAACCAGGGAATGGCAATCTTCTGAAATTTCTGCCCTTTCTGTACCTGTTTCTTTCTCGCTCTTGCCACCATATAAGTAGTAATCAGAAGCACCGGAACCAGCATCATCACCCGAATCATCTTCACGATTATTGCCGAATCCGAAATGCCGTTTCCCATTGCGTCACCCGCTCCCACCACGTGAGCTACTTCGTGGAGAGTAGAACCAGTATAGATTCCCATTTGGTCGGGAGTGAGCGCACAAATACCATTCCGGTAGAGGAAAGGATATAAAAACATGGAGATAGTACCGAAGATTACCACGGTAGAAACGGACACTGCCGTCTTATAAGGTTTTGCTTTAATCGTAGACTCCGCGCCTAGAATGGCGGCAGCCCCGCAAATACCGCTTCCGATAGAAGTGAGCAACGCAATGCCCCTGTCCATTTTCAATAATTTACCCAGATAAATACCGCCACAAATAGTCACCACCACAATAATAACATCAATCAACATAGCAGGCAATCCGATAGCCGCCACATCCTGAAAAGTCAATCTGAAACCATATAAGATGATGCCGATACGCAGAATCTTCTTCGAACAGAACTGTATGCCCGGCACCCAAGTCTCGGGAAGATTATTCCGCAAGCTGTTAGCATAAAGCATACCCAGAATGATACCTACAATCATCGGACTGAAAGAGAGACTCTTCACGAAAGGCATCTCACCAATGTAAAACGCCGCACAAGAGAACAGTGCTATCAACAAGACACCGTGCAACATGCTGCTTCTTTTTTCGTTGAACATAAACTACTTGATTTAAGAGTGATACTGAATTAATTACTTTGCAAAGGAAACCATTTTTTAGCAGACTAGCTCACAGATTTTTATTATGTCGGATAATCTCCGGTTATACTTCTCGATACTTCCGCAAAGAGCCACCTGATTCAATTACAATTTTTCCCTAAGTGATAACAATAATTCCCTTTTATTAGTTCTGAATCTATTTCATCCATAAAAAACAGTACCTTTGCCGACTATAAAACAGACAACAGAACATCATATGAGACAGATATTACTAATTTTAGGAAGTCTTTTATTCGCAGTTACAATCAAAACAGTGAAAACAGAAAAGGATTTTATCCTCATACAAAATTCCACTCTGGCAAACGGAACATGGGACGAATATTTCACCAAAACGCTGCAAGAACATTGTCACAAACGTTCCGAGTTGTACTTAGATACTCACAAACTATCCATTCCATCCTTCAGCCCGGAAAAAGAATCCAAAGAACAGTGTTCACAAATATTGCAAAAGTTCCCTACCTGCCCCAAAGTAGTTGTCGTCATCGGCGCAACGGGGTGGCACATCAGTTCGTCACTGTTCGACAATGAATGGAAAGGAATCCCGGTCATTTTATGTCATCCGTTATCCAACCTGCCGAATTCCTTAAACACGCTGCTTAACTACGAAACGTCCGATTCCCTCAACACCACCACTGCCCAAGAACTGCAAAAACACTATAACCTTAATTTGCTGTAACAAAAATTTTACCTGAAAGAAACCATAGTTTTTTTGCAGATAATATAGGCAAGATATAAGTAGGATTTGCCAATACACCTCTTTTTACATTAAGAGACCTGCACCCGCAAGACGGATATTTCAGCGGTGGATATTACGTCTGCGCCAACGATTACGCCAACGACTGTATCAGAATAATCGACGAAATCCGGTCGGGCAAACAAGTCTATAATATTCCTTCCGGCTTCGGCAAATCAACTCCCCAAATCCATTTCAACTATGCCGAAATACTTCACCGTTCCCCTAAGCCCCTCAGCAATGCGTTTGCATCCTACCACTTGCCATCCCCACTCCGAATCATTTACGAAAGAATCATCACAGAAGCCAAACGCCTGCTGCAGAACAGTCCGGAAATCGCCAATATCCTGAGACTCGAAAATGTATGCACATTCAGCCATTTTTTCAAGAGCATGACAGGAGAGAATGTATCGGATTACCGGAAAAGGCAGAAAAAGTTCTGAATTATCGAAAAGCTGGCCAAGAGTCGTTATATTTGCAACAACTATAAAAAGAATCTGCGCCATGTCTACTAAACGCCTCTTTATCCCCGATGCCGTCATTCATCCGGCACGTTGCGGTGAAAACACCAATATACGACTGCTGCAATATGTCAATTCCACAACACAGGAGAATTTCGATGCTTTTCTGACACATTATGCCTTAGTCTACATACTGTCCGGAGTCAAGCAAATCAAAGTGGCGCAAAATAAATTTCAGATTCAACCCGGCGAACTATTTCTGATACCACGGGGAGAATACGTCATGTCCGAATACATCACCGGAGAAAACGGCTTTCAAAGCCTGATGCTCTTTTTCAACAAAAAGGTAGCACAAGAGTTGATAGAACAAATCAGCGGTTATCTGTCTGCACACCTGTCCGATGTTGTTCCAACAAGAAAAGAAGCGGTGAAAATCATCCCTCACAATCCGGCTATCGAGAAAATCTTCTCATCCATCGCGACTTACAGTCAAG
The DNA window shown above is from Bacteroides faecium and carries:
- a CDS encoding acetyl-CoA carboxylase biotin carboxyl carrier protein subunit codes for the protein MEIHIGDRVAEVELVSKEDNKVVLTIDGKPFEADVVMAENGTCNILMDGRSANAQLIRKENGKSYKVNTHYSSFNVEIVDSQAKYLRMRKKGEDEQNDRITSPMPGKVVKIPVTAGQEVKAGDTAIVIEAMKMQSNYKVTSDCRIKEILVQEGDNITGDQTLITLEPIA
- a CDS encoding helix-turn-helix domain-containing protein; the protein is MPSPLRIIYERIITEAKRLLQNSPEIANILRLENVCTFSHFFKSMTGENVSDYRKRQKKF
- a CDS encoding HigA family addiction module antitoxin: MTNLGYSFIPVHPGEIIKDELQSRGISQKRFAEVVGVSYTMLNDILNGRRPVSTDFALLVEAATGINADMLVNMQTRYNMQIARKDKNVIARLESLRKICASLL
- the accC gene encoding acetyl-CoA carboxylase biotin carboxylase subunit — its product is MIKRILVANRGEIAVRVMRSCREMEITSIAIFSEADRTAKHVLYADEAYCVGPAASKESYLNIEKIIEVAKANHADAIHPGYGFLSENAAFARRCQEEGIIFIGPNPETMEAMGDKISARIKMIEAGVPVVPGTQENLKSVEEAVELCNKIGYPVMLKASMGGGGKGMRLIHSAEEVEEAYTTAKSESLSSFGDDTVYLEKFVEEPHHIEFQILGDKHGNVIHLCERECSVQRRNQKIVEETPSVFVTPELRKDMGEKAVAAAKAVNYIGAGTIEFLVDKHHNYYFLEMNTRLQVEHPITEEVIGVDLVKEQIKVADGQVLQLKQEDIKQRGHAIECRICAEDTEMNFMPSPGIIKQITEPNGIGVRIDSYVYEGYEIPIYYDPMIGKLIVWATNREYAIERMRRVLHEYKLTGVKNNISYLRAIMDTPDFVEGHYDTGFIAKNGEHLRQCIMRTSERAENIALIAAYMDYLMNLEENSGDTTDNRPISKWKEFGLHKGVLRI
- a CDS encoding AraC family transcriptional regulator, which gives rise to MSTKRLFIPDAVIHPARCGENTNIRLLQYVNSTTQENFDAFLTHYALVYILSGVKQIKVAQNKFQIQPGELFLIPRGEYVMSEYITGENGFQSLMLFFNKKVAQELIEQISGYLSAHLSDVVPTRKEAVKIIPHNPAIEKIFSSIATYSQGESRFTCELLRLKFAELIYLLLDSPYQKLILSFLLDAARGENPSISSVVGSNLYSSATINELALLSGRSLSSFKREFSLQYGEPPRSWIRKKKLERAAYLLKTSDKTIEEISEASGFTSTPHFARLFKEHYQHTPTEYRTKQTKS
- a CDS encoding N-acetyltransferase translates to MNIDFITLTKDNIRKEHICCAFSDKKCQESYNLKKEWLKKQFENGYVFRRLNERAKVFIEYGPAENGWVPVKADNYLLINCFWVAGQYKGKGYAKALLQTAIDDALQQGKDGLVTVVGTKKFHFMSDTKWLLRQGFVVCEQLSTGFSLLVKKLNVDAPNPTFNEPARTGECPDKKGITVYFSNRCPFAEFHVMSSLKETAAKRNLPLTIIKLETMEQAQAAPTPATIFSLFYEGKFVTTDISACMDSRFDKAIAGFIK
- a CDS encoding type II toxin-antitoxin system RelE/ParE family toxin, with product MVIEFEKEYLSELYYEGKCNDKKHRFQPQVIRNYVKRVVTLAEALNVEVLYPLNSLNYEVLSGDKKGISSIRIDKQYRLEFRVSTTDSEPIITICSIIDITNHYK
- a CDS encoding YeiH family protein, giving the protein MFNEKRSSMLHGVLLIALFSCAAFYIGEMPFVKSLSFSPMIVGIILGMLYANSLRNNLPETWVPGIQFCSKKILRIGIILYGFRLTFQDVAAIGLPAMLIDVIIVVVTICGGIYLGKLLKMDRGIALLTSIGSGICGAAAILGAESTIKAKPYKTAVSVSTVVIFGTISMFLYPFLYRNGICALTPDQMGIYTGSTLHEVAHVVGAGDAMGNGISDSAIIVKMIRVMMLVPVLLITTYMVARARKKQVQKGQKFQKIAIPWFAIGFMGVIAFNSFDLLPAQLVAGINTLDTFLLTMAMTALGTETSIDKFRKAGAKPFVLALLLYIWLVVGGYFLVKYLTPYLM
- a CDS encoding thioredoxin family protein — translated: MKEKKVAREERNQEKLANADWVMAEFYATWCPHCQRMKPVVEEFKKLMEGTIEVVEVDVDQETALTDFYTIEATPTFILLRKGQQLWRQSGELTLERLERAVKGFKS
- a CDS encoding acyl-CoA carboxylase subunit beta, with the protein product MEEINKAYATFQERDRIASLGGGVEKIEKQHESGKMTARERIGMLLDKGTFVELDKLMVHRCTNYGMDKNKIPGDGIVSGYGKIDGRQVFVYAYDFTVYGGSLSASNAKKIVKVQQLALKNGAPIIALNDSGGARIQEGIESLSGYADIFYQNTMASGVIPQISAILGPCAGGACYSPALTDFIFMVKEKSHMFVTGPDVVKTVIHEEVSKEELGGAMTHSSKSGVTHFMCNTEEELLMSIRELLSFLPQNNMDETKKQNCTDETNREDAALDTIVPADPNVPYDMKDIIERVVDNGYFFEVMPNFAKNILIGFARLAGRSVGIVANQPAYLAGVLDIDASDKASRFIRFCDCFNIPLITFEDVPGFLPGYTQENNGIIRHGAKIVYAFAEATVPKLTVITRKAYGGAYIVMNSKQTGADVNFAYPSAEIAVMGAEGAVNILFRKADAETKAKELEAYKEKFATPYQAAELGFIDEIIYPRQTRKRLIQALEMTENKMQTNPPKKHGNMPL
- the pncB gene encoding nicotinate phosphoribosyltransferase, translating into MIVRTLLDTDLYKFTTSYAYIKLFPNAMGKFSFHDRNETEYTEEFLERLKNEIDKLSRLRLTEEELEYMTRNCRFLPRVYWEWLSSFRFHPDKIKIHLDKAHHLRIEVSDFLYKATLYEVPLLAIVSEIKNQFFGNVADMDEILCKLSEKVELSNRHQLRFSEFGTRRRFSVHVQETVIGKLKETAQYCTGTSNCYFAMKYDMKMMGTHPHEWFMFHGAQFGYKHANYMALENWVNVYDGDLGIALSDTYTSGIFLSNLSRKQAKLFDGVRCDSGNEFEFIDSLVSRYKELGIDATTKTIVFSNALDFTKALEIQEYCKNKIRCSFGIGTNLTNDTGFEPSNIVMKLTQCKMNVNQEWRECIKLSDDEGKHTGSPEEVQACLHELRLNR